The Mangifera indica cultivar Alphonso chromosome 8, CATAS_Mindica_2.1, whole genome shotgun sequence genome has a window encoding:
- the LOC123222533 gene encoding cysteine-tryptophan domain-containing zinc finger protein 7-like isoform X2, with protein MISVGNRDANKELGFGLGLGGGGGRREMEENELEEGEACSYNNNNEDYDASIDPDIALSYIDEKLQHVLGHFQKDFEGGVSAENLGAKFGGYGSFLPTCPRSPVWSHPKTPPKVHYGNASKSPNNMQMENGRHSSVVSLSAPHLLGPGPASSSTSLPALKAPSINDSVKEEVSMASTRAEEYVGRHEFVNKKHLPDQKTLKVRIKVGSDNLLTQKNAAIYSGLGLDVSPSSSLDDSPSESEGNDREHQDAPSSPTHILMVMTSFPVPGGLLLSPLPDYLFHLTEKEKLPKDNRSVPFPRAGLESDHCSLNGSDSRKSDGKVMGEKKAKSVEINDFFAETKSGNNKDARNCFAVVPKREVDIDMQACETLVTETLKLPLLSNSYSTGIDIAKGAGRALDASREPSKRDPLFTVKNEEALEPMYGEETGRDSNPKVSLVGKSWEDKKASTVDDVSSHAKIDGYSKRERTFDLVKADSNVFTGRKGLNNELVDPPKLKTNQRVACHELDGVKLPSGKEHQSSRGKKKSKGSQSHGSVAAEVPKQSLKVSTSSVSKSKKSNHTDNSLPKRITENKLHKDMVKAEDTYREFFGEIAESEQEDKNMSLLETPSEDKQKDFEVAEKGTSTMNNASKERSNGRKIDKVLTQEADTKSAPNAAPLSGSGAVSDVAHATSGPVLIEENWVMCDKCQTWRLLPIGTNPADLPENWLCSMLNWLPGMNRCSFTEEETTKALIAQYQVLPAPESHNNLHINSGCVLSRVNFADVRHPDPNYLNFGSHAPHGGKKKHGLKEIAGVTIKDGHTQSSNSMKKNIRASVRSGILNDMGQPSVVGEPDNQQVSKSSDLPGENHRHKQKEKHKVLDPSSDGGYTKGLKIKSKRDPDHESSRAFKKIRTEGLKTDEDWMSDHGGAPGKDGPSSSDGFPTASAQKDRSRRNDHSSMDSKSDTKDRLQVSAKKAKDKVKVLLDDSAAKKRKMKDSYDNQIYAGSLPTTGNRLQGGKNFVEEFSDNDYRREKKARVSKYEGKESSVSKGSGKTGKKSGHAKNQQQGQDLGSTLSQRSLYGMDNKRDSGPVLPSVAATSSSSKVSGSHKNKASFHEQKGSPVESVSSSPMRISNPDKGTSAGRNLNGKIESHDTEFLAIASPRKCSYDEDEGGSARSGTQRKDKLSVAQHGSLESVLDIQDKDFSHLSDYRCQDTQLPGKPSIVDDFHDEETQNNNQYHANGSHSRKSGKGSSSQSKDKSRSSKSDSLKHEHAPSCEAKPKETRNRFQEKFGVKSDENEKRYIDKKDMDGKLSSETFKRENQSNLGGHDGHDAKLDAPGSQDAVSTPKRSLKQDCNGERSSKTFVSGRTDHSELVPGRGKSLSLPPVGGSQSETPVRCPRPDPGFHKGNGSDSLAADASQVDDTSKLPKHIRKADNQNGHHTSSRHATQNGLRFRDVDAPSPARKDSSSQSATNAVKEAKDLKHMADRMKNSGSNESTGLYFQAALKFLHGASLLESSSSESAKHGEMIQSIKIYSSTAKLCEFCAHEYEKSKDMAAASLAYKLVEVAYMRVIYSSHASASRDRHELQTALQMAHPGESPSSSASDVDNLNHPTTVDKVALPKGVSSPQVAGNHVITAQNRSHFVRLLKFAQDVNFAMEASRKSRNAFAAANGNSGESRHREGISSIKRALDFNFQDVEGLLHLVRVAMEAISR; from the exons ATGATTAGTGTAGGTAATAGGGATGCGAATAAGGAGCTAGGGTTTGGTTTGGGGTTGGGTGGTGGCGGTGGACGAAGAGAAATGGAAGAGAACGAGCTTGAAGAAGGAGAGGCTTGctcatataataacaataacgaGGATTATGATGCAAGCATCGACCCTGATATTGCTCTCTCTTATATT GATGAGAAACTTCAACATGTCTTGGGACACTTCCAGAAAGATTTTGAAGGTGGTGTTTCTGCAGAGAATTTGG GAGCAAAATTTGGAGGGTATGGTTCATTTTTACCAACCTGTCCACGGTCTCCCGTTTGGTCACACCCAAAGACTCCACCAAAAGTTCATTATGGAAATGCTTCTAAATCTCCAAATAATATGCAAATGGAG AATGGTCGTCACAGCTCTGTAGTTTCTTTATCTGCCCCTCATTTATTGGGACCTGGACCTGCTTCTAGTTCCACGTCACTGCCTGCATTGAAGGCACCATCTATTAATGATTCAGTCAAAGAAGAAGTATCTATGGCATCCACTCGTGCTGAGGAATATGTTGGTAGGCATGAATTTGTTAACAAGAAACATTTACCTGACCAGAAAACTCTGAAGGTCCGAATCAAAGTTGGTTCTGACAACTTGTTGACACAAAAAAATGCGGCAATCTACAGTGGTCTTGGCCTTGATGtctcaccatcatcatcattggATGATAGCCCTTCAGAAAGTGAAGGGAATGATCGTGAACATCAAGATGCTCCTTCATCTCCCACCCATATTCTCATG GTCATGACTTCCTTTCCTGTGCCTGGGGGTCTCCTGTTATCACCTCTTCCTGATTATCTATTTCACTTAACTGAGAAGGAGAAACTTCCAAAAGATAATAGATCTGTGCCATTCCCCAGAGCTGGCTTAGAAAGTGATCATTGCTCACTTAATGGATCTGATTCTAGAAAGAGTGATGGTAAAGTAATGGGAGAAAAGAAAGCAAAGTCGGTGgagataaatgatttttttgcaGAAACTAAGAGTGGAAATAACAAGGATGCTCGCAATTGTTTTGCTGTTGTGCCCAAGAGGGAGGTGGACATTGACATGCAGGCATGTGAGACGCTTGTTACTGAAACCTTAAAGCTTCCACTTTTATCCAATTCTTATTCTACTGGTATCGACATTGCAAAAGGTGCAGGTAGGGCATTAGATGCATCCAGGGAGCCCTCTAAGAGGGACCCTCTTTTCACTGTAAAAAATGAAGAAGCATTGGAGCCAATGTATGGTGAAGAGACTGGACGGGATAGTAATCCAAAAGTCAGTCTGGTTGGAAAGTCATGGGAGGATAAAAAGGCTAGTACTGTGGATGATGTTTCATCACATGCAAAAATAGATGGCTATTCCAAAAGGGAGAGAACTTTTGACTTAGTCAAAGCTGATTCAAATGTTTTTACTGGAAGGAAAGGTCTAAATAATGAACTAGTAGACCCTCCCAAGCTGAAGACCAATCAGAGAGTTGCATGCCATGAACTAGATGGTGTTAAGTTGCCTTCTGGAAAAGAGCATCAGTCTTctagaggaaaaaagaaatcaaagggAAGCCAAAGTCATGGTAGTGTGGCTGCAGAGGTCCCAAAACAGAGCTTGAAGGTCAGTACTTCTTCAGTGTCTAAAAGTAAAAAGAGTAACCATACAGATAATTCTTTGCCTAAAAGGATTACTGAAAACAAATTGCATAAGGACATGGTAAAGGCAGAAGATACGTATAGAGAATTTTTTGGGGAGATAGCAGAATCTGAAcaagaagataaaaatatgagtttgttGGAAACACCTTCTGAAGATAAGCAAAAGGATTTTGAAGTGGCAGAAAAAGGTACATCTACCATGAACAATGCTTCAAAGGAGAGATCAAATGGTAGGAAAATTGACAAGGTTCTGACACAAGAAGCAGATACTAAATCAGCTCCAAATGCTGCCCCTCTCTCTGGAAGTGGCGCTGTTTCTGATGTGGCACATGCAACCTCAGGTCCTGTGCTGATAGAAGAGAACTGGGTAATGTGTGACAAGTGTCAAACATGGCGTCTTCTTCCTATTGGTACAAATCCTGCTGATCTACCCGAGAACTGGCTGTGCAGCATGCTTAACTGGCT gCCTGGAATGAACCGATGTAGTTTTACTGAAGAGGAAACAACAAAAGCTCTTATTGCACAGTACCAAGTCCTCCCTGCTCCTGAGAGTCATAATAATCTGCACATCAATTCTGGTTGTGTTTTATCCAGAGTAAACTTTGCTGATGTTCGGCACCCTGACCCAAATTACCTAAATTTTGGTTCCCATGCCCCTCATGGTGGAAAGAAGAAACATGGGTTAAAGGAAATAGCTGGTGTAACCATCAAAGATGGTCACACTCAGTCATCAAATTCTATGAAGAAGAACATCAGGGCATCTGTGAGAAGTGGAATCTTAAATGATATGGGACAACCCTCAGTGGTGGGTGAACCGGATAATCAGCAAGTAAGCAAGTCCAGTGACTTGCCTGGGGAGAATCATAGACATAAGCAGAAAGAGAAGCATAAAGTACTGGATCCAAGTTCTGATGGAG GTTATACCAAGGGTTTAAAGATAAAAAGCAAAAGGGACCCTGATCATGAAAGTTCTAGAGCCTTCAAGAAAATCAGGACTGAAGGTTTGAAAACTGATGAAGATTGGATGTCAGACCATGGAGGGGCCCCAGGGAAGGATGGTCCTAGCTCAAGTGATGGTTTTCCAACTGCATCAGCCCAAAAGGACCGGTCTAGGCGTAATGATCATTCTTCTATGGACTCAAAATCAGATACAAAGGACAGGCTGCAAGTTTCTGCTAAAAAAGCTAAAGACAAAGTTAAGGTTTTGCTGGATGATTCTGCTGcaaaaaagaggaaaatgaaGGATTcttatgataatcaaatttatgCAGGGTCCCTCCCAACTACAGGCAATCGTCTCCAGGGTGGTAAGAATTTTGTGGAGGAGTTCAGTGATAATGACTACCGGAGGGAAAAGAAGGCTAGGGTATccaaatatgaggggaaggagTCCAGTGTAAGTAAAGGCAGTGGTAAAACTGGCAAAAAAAGTGGTCATGCTAAGAACCAGCAACAAGGTCAAGATCTTGGGAGCACTCTTTCTCAAAGAAGCCTGTATGGCATGGATAATAAAAGGGATTCAGGACCTGTACTGCCTTCAGTAGCAGCCACTTCGAGCTCATCTAAGGTTTCTGGTTCTCATAAAAATAAGGCCAGCTTCCATGAACAAAAGGGTTCCCCTGTGGAGTCAGTTTCTTCATCTCCTATGAGAATTTCTAATCCAGATAAGGGTACATCTGCTGGAAGGAATCTCAATGGCAAAATTGAGTCTCATGATACTGAATTTCTTGCCATAGCGAGCCCAAGAAAATGCTCTTATGATGAAGATGAGGGTGGAAGTGCTAGATCTGGGACACAAAGGAAGGACAAACTTTCTGTGGCTCAGCATGGGTCCCTTGAGTCTGTGCTAGATATTCAGGATAAAGATTTTAGTCACTTGTCAG ATTATAGATGCCAAGATACTCAACTTCCTGGAAAACCATCAATTGTGGATGATTTTCATGACGAGGAAACGCAGAATAATAACCAGTATCATGCAAATGGTTCTCATTCAAGAAAGTCTGGAAAGGGGTCATCTTCTCAGTCCAAGGACAAGAGTCGGAGTTCTAAATCTGATTCTCTCAAACATGAGCATGCTCCATCTTGTGAAGCTAAACCCAAGGAAACTAGAAACAGGTTCCAGGAGAAGTTTGGGGTTAAGTCTGATGAAAATGAGAAGAGATATATTGATAAGAAAGACATGGATGGAAAATTGTCTAGTGAGACTTTTAAAAGAGAGAATCAGTCAAATTTAGGGGGCCATGATGGTCATGATGCTAAATTAGATGCTCCTGGTAGTCAGGATGCAGTATCTACACCAAAACGGAGTCTCAAGCAAGACTGCAATGGTGAAAGATCTTCAAAGACTTTTGTCTCTGGCAGAACGGATCACTCTGAACTTGTCCCTGGAAGAGGGAAATCACTGTCATTACCACCTGTTGGAGGATCTCAAAGTGAGACACCGGTTCGTTGCCCTCGACCAGATCCTGGGTTCCACAAAGGAAATGGATCAGATAGTTTGGCAGCCGATGCTTCCCAAGTAGATGACACGTCAAAGTTACCAAAACATATCAGGAAGGCTGATAATCAGAATGGCCATCATACTAGCTCAAGACATGCCACACAGAACGGGCTCAGGTTTAGGGATGTTGATGCCCCAAGTCCAGCTAGAAAGGATTCTTCAAGTCAGTCTGCCACAAATGCTGTGAAAGAAGCTAAAGATTTGAAGCATATGGCTGATCGGATGAAG AACTCTGGGTCAAATGAGAGTACAGGGCTTTATTTCCAGGCAGCCCTCAAGTTTCTTCATGGAGCTTCTCTTTTAGAATCTAGCAGCAGTGAGAGTGCCAAGCATGGGGAGATGATACAGTCCATAAAAATTTATAGCAGTACTGCAAAGCTCTGCGA GTTCTGTGCCCATGAATATGAGAAATCTAAAGACATGGCTGCTGCTTCACTGGCCTACAAATTAGTGGAGGTAGCATATATGAGGGTTATCTATTCATCACATGCCAGTGCAAGCAGAGATCGACACGAGTTGCAGACAGCTTTACAAATGGCTCATCCTG GTGAGTCTCCTTCTTCTTCTGCCTCAGACGTTGATAATTTAAACCACCCAACAACAGTGGACAAGGTTGCTCTACCAAAAGGTGTTAGCTCTCCACAAGTAGCTGGAAACCATGTCATCACTGCCCAGAACCGTTCCCATTTTGTTCGTTTGCTCAAATTT GCACAGGATGTAAATTTTGCAATGGAAGCTTCAAGAAAATCTAGGAATGCCTTTGCGGCTGCTAATGGAAATTCGGGGGAGTCCCGACACAGGGAGGGTATTTCTTCCATTAAAAGGGCTCTTGATTTTAACTTCCAGGACGTAGAAGGATTGCTTCATTTGGTACGGGTAGCAATGGAAGCTATCAGCCGCTAG
- the LOC123222533 gene encoding cysteine-tryptophan domain-containing zinc finger protein 7-like isoform X1: protein MISVGNRDANKELGFGLGLGGGGGRREMEENELEEGEACSYNNNNEDYDASIDPDIALSYIDEKLQHVLGHFQKDFEGGVSAENLGAKFGGYGSFLPTCPRSPVWSHPKTPPKVHYGNASKSPNNMQMENGRHSSVVSLSAPHLLGPGPASSSTSLPALKAPSINDSVKEEVSMASTRAEEYVGRHEFVNKKHLPDQKTLKVRIKVGSDNLLTQKNAAIYSGLGLDVSPSSSLDDSPSESEGNDREHQDAPSSPTHILMVMTSFPVPGGLLLSPLPDYLFHLTEKEKLPKDNRSVPFPRAGLESDHCSLNGSDSRKSDGKVMGEKKAKSVEINDFFAETKSGNNKDARNCFAVVPKREVDIDMQACETLVTETLKLPLLSNSYSTGIDIAKGAGRALDASREPSKRDPLFTVKNEEALEPMYGEETGRDSNPKVSLVGKSWEDKKASTVDDVSSHAKIDGYSKRERTFDLVKADSNVFTGRKGLNNELVDPPKLKTNQRVACHELDGVKLPSGKEHQSSRGKKKSKGSQSHGSVAAEVPKQSLKVSTSSVSKSKKSNHTDNSLPKRITENKLHKDMVKAEDTYREFFGEIAESEQEDKNMSLLETPSEDKQKDFEVAEKGTSTMNNASKERSNGRKIDKVLTQEADTKSAPNAAPLSGSGAVSDVAHATSGPVLIEENWVMCDKCQTWRLLPIGTNPADLPENWLCSMLNWLPGMNRCSFTEEETTKALIAQYQVLPAPESHNNLHINSGCVLSRVNFADVRHPDPNYLNFGSHAPHGGKKKHGLKEIAGVTIKDGHTQSSNSMKKNIRASVRSGILNDMGQPSVVGEPDNQQVSKSSDLPGENHRHKQKEKHKVLDPSSDGGYTKGLKIKSKRDPDHESSRAFKKIRTEGLKTDEDWMSDHGGAPGKDGPSSSDGFPTASAQKDRSRRNDHSSMDSKSDTKDRLQVSAKKAKDKVKVLLDDSAAKKRKMKDSYDNQIYAGSLPTTGNRLQGGKNFVEEFSDNDYRREKKARVSKYEGKESSVSKGSGKTGKKSGHAKNQQQGQDLGSTLSQRSLYGMDNKRDSGPVLPSVAATSSSSKVSGSHKNKASFHEQKGSPVESVSSSPMRISNPDKGTSAGRNLNGKIESHDTEFLAIASPRKCSYDEDEGGSARSGTQRKDKLSVAQHGSLESVLDIQDKDFSHLSGRTIKAVVPSPDITACHFTNVSADYRCQDTQLPGKPSIVDDFHDEETQNNNQYHANGSHSRKSGKGSSSQSKDKSRSSKSDSLKHEHAPSCEAKPKETRNRFQEKFGVKSDENEKRYIDKKDMDGKLSSETFKRENQSNLGGHDGHDAKLDAPGSQDAVSTPKRSLKQDCNGERSSKTFVSGRTDHSELVPGRGKSLSLPPVGGSQSETPVRCPRPDPGFHKGNGSDSLAADASQVDDTSKLPKHIRKADNQNGHHTSSRHATQNGLRFRDVDAPSPARKDSSSQSATNAVKEAKDLKHMADRMKNSGSNESTGLYFQAALKFLHGASLLESSSSESAKHGEMIQSIKIYSSTAKLCEFCAHEYEKSKDMAAASLAYKLVEVAYMRVIYSSHASASRDRHELQTALQMAHPGESPSSSASDVDNLNHPTTVDKVALPKGVSSPQVAGNHVITAQNRSHFVRLLKFAQDVNFAMEASRKSRNAFAAANGNSGESRHREGISSIKRALDFNFQDVEGLLHLVRVAMEAISR from the exons ATGATTAGTGTAGGTAATAGGGATGCGAATAAGGAGCTAGGGTTTGGTTTGGGGTTGGGTGGTGGCGGTGGACGAAGAGAAATGGAAGAGAACGAGCTTGAAGAAGGAGAGGCTTGctcatataataacaataacgaGGATTATGATGCAAGCATCGACCCTGATATTGCTCTCTCTTATATT GATGAGAAACTTCAACATGTCTTGGGACACTTCCAGAAAGATTTTGAAGGTGGTGTTTCTGCAGAGAATTTGG GAGCAAAATTTGGAGGGTATGGTTCATTTTTACCAACCTGTCCACGGTCTCCCGTTTGGTCACACCCAAAGACTCCACCAAAAGTTCATTATGGAAATGCTTCTAAATCTCCAAATAATATGCAAATGGAG AATGGTCGTCACAGCTCTGTAGTTTCTTTATCTGCCCCTCATTTATTGGGACCTGGACCTGCTTCTAGTTCCACGTCACTGCCTGCATTGAAGGCACCATCTATTAATGATTCAGTCAAAGAAGAAGTATCTATGGCATCCACTCGTGCTGAGGAATATGTTGGTAGGCATGAATTTGTTAACAAGAAACATTTACCTGACCAGAAAACTCTGAAGGTCCGAATCAAAGTTGGTTCTGACAACTTGTTGACACAAAAAAATGCGGCAATCTACAGTGGTCTTGGCCTTGATGtctcaccatcatcatcattggATGATAGCCCTTCAGAAAGTGAAGGGAATGATCGTGAACATCAAGATGCTCCTTCATCTCCCACCCATATTCTCATG GTCATGACTTCCTTTCCTGTGCCTGGGGGTCTCCTGTTATCACCTCTTCCTGATTATCTATTTCACTTAACTGAGAAGGAGAAACTTCCAAAAGATAATAGATCTGTGCCATTCCCCAGAGCTGGCTTAGAAAGTGATCATTGCTCACTTAATGGATCTGATTCTAGAAAGAGTGATGGTAAAGTAATGGGAGAAAAGAAAGCAAAGTCGGTGgagataaatgatttttttgcaGAAACTAAGAGTGGAAATAACAAGGATGCTCGCAATTGTTTTGCTGTTGTGCCCAAGAGGGAGGTGGACATTGACATGCAGGCATGTGAGACGCTTGTTACTGAAACCTTAAAGCTTCCACTTTTATCCAATTCTTATTCTACTGGTATCGACATTGCAAAAGGTGCAGGTAGGGCATTAGATGCATCCAGGGAGCCCTCTAAGAGGGACCCTCTTTTCACTGTAAAAAATGAAGAAGCATTGGAGCCAATGTATGGTGAAGAGACTGGACGGGATAGTAATCCAAAAGTCAGTCTGGTTGGAAAGTCATGGGAGGATAAAAAGGCTAGTACTGTGGATGATGTTTCATCACATGCAAAAATAGATGGCTATTCCAAAAGGGAGAGAACTTTTGACTTAGTCAAAGCTGATTCAAATGTTTTTACTGGAAGGAAAGGTCTAAATAATGAACTAGTAGACCCTCCCAAGCTGAAGACCAATCAGAGAGTTGCATGCCATGAACTAGATGGTGTTAAGTTGCCTTCTGGAAAAGAGCATCAGTCTTctagaggaaaaaagaaatcaaagggAAGCCAAAGTCATGGTAGTGTGGCTGCAGAGGTCCCAAAACAGAGCTTGAAGGTCAGTACTTCTTCAGTGTCTAAAAGTAAAAAGAGTAACCATACAGATAATTCTTTGCCTAAAAGGATTACTGAAAACAAATTGCATAAGGACATGGTAAAGGCAGAAGATACGTATAGAGAATTTTTTGGGGAGATAGCAGAATCTGAAcaagaagataaaaatatgagtttgttGGAAACACCTTCTGAAGATAAGCAAAAGGATTTTGAAGTGGCAGAAAAAGGTACATCTACCATGAACAATGCTTCAAAGGAGAGATCAAATGGTAGGAAAATTGACAAGGTTCTGACACAAGAAGCAGATACTAAATCAGCTCCAAATGCTGCCCCTCTCTCTGGAAGTGGCGCTGTTTCTGATGTGGCACATGCAACCTCAGGTCCTGTGCTGATAGAAGAGAACTGGGTAATGTGTGACAAGTGTCAAACATGGCGTCTTCTTCCTATTGGTACAAATCCTGCTGATCTACCCGAGAACTGGCTGTGCAGCATGCTTAACTGGCT gCCTGGAATGAACCGATGTAGTTTTACTGAAGAGGAAACAACAAAAGCTCTTATTGCACAGTACCAAGTCCTCCCTGCTCCTGAGAGTCATAATAATCTGCACATCAATTCTGGTTGTGTTTTATCCAGAGTAAACTTTGCTGATGTTCGGCACCCTGACCCAAATTACCTAAATTTTGGTTCCCATGCCCCTCATGGTGGAAAGAAGAAACATGGGTTAAAGGAAATAGCTGGTGTAACCATCAAAGATGGTCACACTCAGTCATCAAATTCTATGAAGAAGAACATCAGGGCATCTGTGAGAAGTGGAATCTTAAATGATATGGGACAACCCTCAGTGGTGGGTGAACCGGATAATCAGCAAGTAAGCAAGTCCAGTGACTTGCCTGGGGAGAATCATAGACATAAGCAGAAAGAGAAGCATAAAGTACTGGATCCAAGTTCTGATGGAG GTTATACCAAGGGTTTAAAGATAAAAAGCAAAAGGGACCCTGATCATGAAAGTTCTAGAGCCTTCAAGAAAATCAGGACTGAAGGTTTGAAAACTGATGAAGATTGGATGTCAGACCATGGAGGGGCCCCAGGGAAGGATGGTCCTAGCTCAAGTGATGGTTTTCCAACTGCATCAGCCCAAAAGGACCGGTCTAGGCGTAATGATCATTCTTCTATGGACTCAAAATCAGATACAAAGGACAGGCTGCAAGTTTCTGCTAAAAAAGCTAAAGACAAAGTTAAGGTTTTGCTGGATGATTCTGCTGcaaaaaagaggaaaatgaaGGATTcttatgataatcaaatttatgCAGGGTCCCTCCCAACTACAGGCAATCGTCTCCAGGGTGGTAAGAATTTTGTGGAGGAGTTCAGTGATAATGACTACCGGAGGGAAAAGAAGGCTAGGGTATccaaatatgaggggaaggagTCCAGTGTAAGTAAAGGCAGTGGTAAAACTGGCAAAAAAAGTGGTCATGCTAAGAACCAGCAACAAGGTCAAGATCTTGGGAGCACTCTTTCTCAAAGAAGCCTGTATGGCATGGATAATAAAAGGGATTCAGGACCTGTACTGCCTTCAGTAGCAGCCACTTCGAGCTCATCTAAGGTTTCTGGTTCTCATAAAAATAAGGCCAGCTTCCATGAACAAAAGGGTTCCCCTGTGGAGTCAGTTTCTTCATCTCCTATGAGAATTTCTAATCCAGATAAGGGTACATCTGCTGGAAGGAATCTCAATGGCAAAATTGAGTCTCATGATACTGAATTTCTTGCCATAGCGAGCCCAAGAAAATGCTCTTATGATGAAGATGAGGGTGGAAGTGCTAGATCTGGGACACAAAGGAAGGACAAACTTTCTGTGGCTCAGCATGGGTCCCTTGAGTCTGTGCTAGATATTCAGGATAAAGATTTTAGTCACTTGTCAGGTAGAACAATTAAAGCTGTTGTGCCTTCTCCTGATATAACAGCTTGTCATTTTACAAATGTTAGTGCAGATTATAGATGCCAAGATACTCAACTTCCTGGAAAACCATCAATTGTGGATGATTTTCATGACGAGGAAACGCAGAATAATAACCAGTATCATGCAAATGGTTCTCATTCAAGAAAGTCTGGAAAGGGGTCATCTTCTCAGTCCAAGGACAAGAGTCGGAGTTCTAAATCTGATTCTCTCAAACATGAGCATGCTCCATCTTGTGAAGCTAAACCCAAGGAAACTAGAAACAGGTTCCAGGAGAAGTTTGGGGTTAAGTCTGATGAAAATGAGAAGAGATATATTGATAAGAAAGACATGGATGGAAAATTGTCTAGTGAGACTTTTAAAAGAGAGAATCAGTCAAATTTAGGGGGCCATGATGGTCATGATGCTAAATTAGATGCTCCTGGTAGTCAGGATGCAGTATCTACACCAAAACGGAGTCTCAAGCAAGACTGCAATGGTGAAAGATCTTCAAAGACTTTTGTCTCTGGCAGAACGGATCACTCTGAACTTGTCCCTGGAAGAGGGAAATCACTGTCATTACCACCTGTTGGAGGATCTCAAAGTGAGACACCGGTTCGTTGCCCTCGACCAGATCCTGGGTTCCACAAAGGAAATGGATCAGATAGTTTGGCAGCCGATGCTTCCCAAGTAGATGACACGTCAAAGTTACCAAAACATATCAGGAAGGCTGATAATCAGAATGGCCATCATACTAGCTCAAGACATGCCACACAGAACGGGCTCAGGTTTAGGGATGTTGATGCCCCAAGTCCAGCTAGAAAGGATTCTTCAAGTCAGTCTGCCACAAATGCTGTGAAAGAAGCTAAAGATTTGAAGCATATGGCTGATCGGATGAAG AACTCTGGGTCAAATGAGAGTACAGGGCTTTATTTCCAGGCAGCCCTCAAGTTTCTTCATGGAGCTTCTCTTTTAGAATCTAGCAGCAGTGAGAGTGCCAAGCATGGGGAGATGATACAGTCCATAAAAATTTATAGCAGTACTGCAAAGCTCTGCGA GTTCTGTGCCCATGAATATGAGAAATCTAAAGACATGGCTGCTGCTTCACTGGCCTACAAATTAGTGGAGGTAGCATATATGAGGGTTATCTATTCATCACATGCCAGTGCAAGCAGAGATCGACACGAGTTGCAGACAGCTTTACAAATGGCTCATCCTG GTGAGTCTCCTTCTTCTTCTGCCTCAGACGTTGATAATTTAAACCACCCAACAACAGTGGACAAGGTTGCTCTACCAAAAGGTGTTAGCTCTCCACAAGTAGCTGGAAACCATGTCATCACTGCCCAGAACCGTTCCCATTTTGTTCGTTTGCTCAAATTT GCACAGGATGTAAATTTTGCAATGGAAGCTTCAAGAAAATCTAGGAATGCCTTTGCGGCTGCTAATGGAAATTCGGGGGAGTCCCGACACAGGGAGGGTATTTCTTCCATTAAAAGGGCTCTTGATTTTAACTTCCAGGACGTAGAAGGATTGCTTCATTTGGTACGGGTAGCAATGGAAGCTATCAGCCGCTAG